atgaaaccctaatcccagtgtgatggtattaggagatggggactttgggaggtgattaggtcatgagggtggggccctcaTAAATGAGTTTAGTGTCCTTAGTATAGAGACCCCAGAAACCTCTCACACACTTTTTCTGCCACATCAGGTTGTAGGGAGAAGATGCACCTGCGTGTGAATCATGAGGAAGGTGTCAACAGACACTGAATTTTCTGTGCCTTGACCTTGGAATTCCCGTCCTCCCGAACtatgaaaaatatatgtgtgtcgTTTAAACCACCCGGTCTATGGCATTTGTTACAGGGCTGCAACTCACTGAGAAGGAACTTGTACAAGTATTAGGGTGTTGATGTACAGAACACAGTATTTTAGGTAGAGTAAGAAGACCTGGGgtcaatattttatgaaatactgaaataaaaggagaaaacacttTATTCTTCAATATGAAATATACTGGATTGTTTTGtcaaagggtgtgtgtgtgtgtatgtgtgtgtgtgttagcttGTCCCCAAACCTTTTATGCAGTTTAGCTTCACTAACTTTAGGAATACGAGTGCTACACAGTTACCCCCAAGACTATTTGAAGGTTTAATTATTTACAGTCATTTTACACTGACTTTGGTTTGGGGATTATTGAATAATGCATTATTGAGTTTAATGGAGTCAGCCTCTCTGACGGAAGATACTAAAGGCcgaatgaaacaaaaactgaaatgtgCTGTGCAACATGTACAGAACTAAGTGAGTGTGAAAGAACGTTAAGGTCTCTATCTGGGCTCATGGAAgccaaacacattttcttttaaaggttttatttatttgacagagagcacacaatcaggggagctgcaggcagagggagtgggggaatcaggctccccgtgccgtggagcaaggagccagatgtggagcttgatctcagaaccctcagatcatgacctgagctgagggcgattacttagccgactgagccacccaggtttcccaggCAAACACATTGTATATGAAAGCTGGATCTGAGGACCTATGTGATCCAGGGTACAAGCAAAAACTCCAGGTAGCCTTGCAGACTTTCAAGGCACAGACCTGGTAAGACCAAAGCTAAGTTCTCAAACAGTGAAGAGGGACCCAGGTAACATATGAATTATACATGGAACGACAGAAAATTTCATAAGTTTCATAAGTGATGAAAAGGAGTAGGAAAATAGGATGGCAGACCTGAAGGACCAGGAGGATGGAGGGGTCTTCTGAGCTAGTAGGTGGGGAGGGGCTCTGGACACACCTTGTTCAACtgtcccctccctcaccctcagAAACTCTTTGTGACAGTGCTCTGTGATGTAAGCCTGGGGAGGATATAAATTCAGCGTGTGCACAGTATAGGCTGTCTTGTGATTTAGACTATGGATTTCCAACACTGGAATGTTCTCTCATTTATGAATAGCGATACCAAACCATGTCTGAGCTCTGGCTCAACATGTTGGGAGATGGATCCCAACTTCACCTTCCTGTGTGGTTTGGGATTGCTCCTTCTGTTCCTGTGCTACCTGGTGGGGATTCCATTTCCAAATTGGAAAATCAAAACTACCCAAAAGGTAAGAAAACCTTGGAGAGGGGGGGAACTCAACATGGCTTATTACGGTTTCCATTTCTAATCCCaaatcttattcctttttttttttttttttttttagattttatttaagacgaagagagcacaagtggggtagaggggcagagggagggcaaaACAGGGAGTGCAATGTGGGGCTATATCCCAAGATCCTGgaaccctgacctgaccccaaggcagacacttaaccaactgagccatccaggagccctaaTCCCAGGTTTTAAAAGGAGGTTGGTAGAGTGGGAGAAACACCTAAAATGGGAAGTCTTAAGAGAACAGACATTCACTCCTCTAGGAAAAGAGGCCTGGCAGGGGTAAGTGTTAAGAAAGGACTAGGGGTTCTAATTGAAACTACAGTCTATCTGGGTATGGTGGTGGTTCTTGGATAAGATCCCAAACTCAGGGATTCTGTAGTCCTGGATTGGGTTATTTTGAGAGGATGGGGTCTGTGTAAGAGAACAAAGTTTCCCAGCACTCGACCATATCAAGTCACATTCCCATGTCCAGCATCACTCCATCAAGCCTTCCTTCATGCTGAGCTGATCAGGAGAACACTGCTAAGCCTCTGAGAAGACAGTGAGGTCGGAGCTATGACCTAGTTTACAGGGTCCTACCTGAGGCAGCACAGGTGTGACTGTTGGGCTTCCTTTTCTATGTCCTCAATGAACAAAGGACTTCTGATTGGGAATACCAAGTGTGGACCTCCTAGACAAAGTCGTCCCCTGGGTTTTCTAAGGAGTAAATATTGACAACATTTTATCctctttaaaactgaaaaaagcaaGGAACACAAAGTTCTACTAAAGTCCTAGAATTCTTGCATAAAGGACGTTTCCATTTCTGAGAGAAGAGTAAGACATGGATCCCAACCCCCctcattgttcatttttctcctaGCATCAGGGCAGagccaagaggaggaggaaaggagggacacTGGAAGGTAAGGTTCtgcctattccacctgagctctctCCAAGGCTGATGCTTGCTGTCCTCTCCATGAGGGCCCGGTCCATGAACTCTGAGGATGCGAGCTGCTAGATACATTCCCTCAGAGGAGAGGCTCATGGAAATGTAGCCAGAGGGCAAAACCCTTCTCAGATCCCTGCCCTGACCATTATTGAGCATGAAGCAGTGATGGATCTGGACGAGTGCTTCCCACTAGGTGGCCGTGTGAGATGACGAGTCAGAACTTCTGTCTCCTGACTTTGTGAAAGCTCTCTGACATCATGGACCTTCAGGAGTCTTCCCTGACCTCTCTGCTTCATAGAGGTGGTCTGATCATCACATGGATAATTTACATGAAAGTACTTTATACAGGAAGCTAGATTACTAACCAGCTTCACATCACTGGCCATTTGCCCTCATCTATTGATTGTTGGGGCTTTCAGAGTCCAACATCCCAAGGCTGTCCTATAAGGGGACTCCTGGATTAATACCTATGTTTCTGCTTTCACTATATAACACAGTCTCCTGTTTCCCCAGATGGCAGATGGTACCAACGGGAAGTGGAGGAGGCCCGGAAGCTGATCTCGATTTTAAGAAGGTGACCAGTTTTCCCCCTTGATCCTATTGCCTCTTAGAGCAGGTTTTATGCAATTGCAGGATTCACTGCAGTCTGTCATAGCCATGGGGTGGGGGTAGCCATAGGAACAGATATTGGGGTCAATGCTACTGAGTATACTGCCAGGTCATAAAAGTGGGGCATTGTGAAGGGATAGCAGGCTTCAGGTGGCCCCTCCCTTGTCAGGTCTGCATGGCCGCCTCCCCTTGTTCTGGTCCTGGCTGCAGTTTTTTACCTCCTGTCTCCTGCAGCCCCCTCGGCCGGCATCATGATACCATCCACTTTCGTCAACTGTTATGTCCAGACCCCTCCTGTGAGATATGTAACAGCACATCTGCGGAGATCGATCGGCTGCTGTTCCTGCAGGCTCTGGAAGATTCTACTCCCTTGGCTTCTGCAGCTTCTGTGACTTCTTCATCATTCACTCTCTCCACTGACTTCTCAGCAGTCCCTCCAGGAGAGCTAATACCAGCTTCGCTGTCTGAGtcttccccaccacctgcctccatCTTCTCACCTAACCCAGTGATCCCTGTGGCTGATTTCTTTCCACCCTCACCACCGGGTGATTCTGTGCCACCAGAGCCCTTTCCTCCCTTGGATTCCAAATTCCCAATGGACCAtttcccagcccagccccctgcctTTCCACCTCCTGTCCCACCCCATCATGCCCATTCAGTGGACCGTAGCGTCCAAACAGAGACAGTGTCTCTAAATACCCTTTCCCAAGATGTCAGCCCCTTACCGGAGTTGTGGGAGCAGTGTCCATATCCTACCACCTCGGAAGAGGGCCATTTACAGCAAACCCCCATCCAGTTCTTCTGGGGTCTCCAAACTCCAAGCAGGTCCTTCTTCCCTGCTGCCTCCCCAGAGCAGGAATCCCCAGGAGTTCCCCATCCACTTCCTCCATCCTTGCCTGAGAACCCGCCTCAACTCCTGCCTCAAACCCAGCCCCTACCTCTCCCTCATgtccagccccaggcccacctTCAATCCCCACTCCCAATCCTGCCATCTGGTCCTCTACCTGACATCAAAATCTGTGGAGCTTGTTTCCACAGACCTCAAAATGAGTCTGAGAGTCTGCCATCAACAGAAATGGAACATCTGGAATCGAACGTGTTGCAGAAGATACAGAAACGTGTGTGGGGTTTACCCACTATAGTCCAAAGATCCCAGGAGGACTACTGTTCTTCTGCGTCTAACCCTTGTTTCAGCCACAAGGCCACCAAGGCTCATGCTGCAGTTTCTGTCCCTCCTGGGCAGTTTCCTCTGAATGAAGAGCTTCGGAGAAAACTGGAGTCTCATCTTGAAGACAGGCTCATCCTACACCAGAGGGGCCTAACCCGCAGGATCTATGAGTCTCTAGCACTGACTCTTCCACAGCTACCTGAGTCTCAGCGCCATGGTGGACGCTCGGCAATCTCTAATAAGAGTCCGATCAGAAGGAGTATGTCAAAAAGCGTCTATGTGGAGCTCCCAGAAATTCTTCTAGAGGAGAGTTCCTGCAAAGATGACCTGGACAAGGATCAGGGACACAACACCAAGAATGATATGGGGTATGGTTCTGACCAAGAACATAGCCCATCCGTGAAAAACTCGATGGTGGCTGTGGAGACTACGGAACAGAGACAACTTAATGCCATGAAAACTCTCCATAATTCATGGCACTCCGTGGAGCAGACATCACTCACTTCTAAGaaatcccagaaagaaagaagacagggaaGTTTGCCACCATCACAGGTTGAGGATGACTCCCTGAATAACTTCCAGGAGCTTCCCCTTGTTACACCTACGGCAGCACAGATGCTGGAAGATCACATTAAAAAGCTTAGTAAGAGGTTGACTTGGGGCCTTCCCCCTAGGGTCCTTGAATCCATACAGCACTTTAAATACAAAGAGTTCAATGGAAGCTTAACATCTCTCCGTGGACACAAAGCAGGAACAGCAAATTCAGCCCCCATCCCCGATCATCCTTTCCCTGCCACCTCAACTGCGGGCAAGGAGGAACAAAGAATTTTGAGGCCATTAGCCTCTAATATAACCCATCAGACTCCTACATCTGTCAAACGTGACTCCATAGGCAACAGATGGCCCCCAAGGCCACCTAAAAGGCAAGGTGCACTCAGACGGCCTACAAGGCAAGGTGTGCTCACATGGGAGCCAAAGGTCAAAAGTGCAAATGCCGATACTGGAAGGGGACAGTAACCAGGCATAAAGGGGAAGAAGCCAGAACCTGGTGGTGTGCCCACAGAGTAAATATTTCTCTAGTAACATGTTGTCTGTTCTGTGTACTGTCTTGGGAGCAATGGTTTTGGGCAAATCAGTTCAGCCGTTACTGATTGCTTCCTTCATCTTCTAAAAGGTGACCAATCTCCTGGACCTCTTGGGAAATATGTATCATGTGCCCCCGAAAGCCCCAAAAGCCCATTCTCCCTCTGATGGGCTCTTTCTCCTGTCCCATGGCTTAGCCTTCCTGAAAATATACAGTAGCTCACACCTCT
This is a stretch of genomic DNA from Mustela lutreola isolate mMusLut2 chromosome 12, mMusLut2.pri, whole genome shotgun sequence. It encodes these proteins:
- the LOC131813099 gene encoding spermatogenesis-associated protein 31D1-like — translated: MDFQHWNVLSFMNSDTKPCLSSGSTCWEMDPNFTFLCGLGLLLLFLCYLVGIPFPNWKIKTTQKHQGRAKRRRKGGTLEDGRWYQREVEEARKLISILRSPLGRHHDTIHFRQLLCPDPSCEICNSTSAEIDRLLFLQALEDSTPLASAASVTSSSFTLSTDFSAVPPGELIPASLSESSPPPASIFSPNPVIPVADFFPPSPPGDSVPPEPFPPLDSKFPMDHFPAQPPAFPPPVPPHHAHSVDRSVQTETVSLNTLSQDVSPLPELWEQCPYPTTSEEGHLQQTPIQFFWGLQTPSRSFFPAASPEQESPGVPHPLPPSLPENPPQLLPQTQPLPLPHVQPQAHLQSPLPILPSGPLPDIKICGACFHRPQNESESLPSTEMEHLESNVLQKIQKRVWGLPTIVQRSQEDYCSSASNPCFSHKATKAHAAVSVPPGQFPLNEELRRKLESHLEDRLILHQRGLTRRIYESLALTLPQLPESQRHGGRSAISNKSPIRRSMSKSVYVELPEILLEESSCKDDLDKDQGHNTKNDMGYGSDQEHSPSVKNSMVAVETTEQRQLNAMKTLHNSWHSVEQTSLTSKKSQKERRQGSLPPSQVEDDSLNNFQELPLVTPTAAQMLEDHIKKLSKRLTWGLPPRVLESIQHFKYKEFNGSLTSLRGHKAGTANSAPIPDHPFPATSTAGKEEQRILRPLASNITHQTPTSVKRDSIGNRWPPRPPKRQGALRRPTRQGVLTWEPKVKSANADTGRGQ